The following is a genomic window from Sutcliffiella horikoshii.
TAATCTTAATGGGTATCTACATCATGAAAACTCCAACAACACCTTTTCAGAACAACTCCAAGAAATAGACAACTCCCAATACTCCTTAGAAATAGAAGAGTTCTTCAAGTCCACCACCACCTCAACAAAGAGCAAAATTAAAAACCACCAAGCAGATTACATACAACAGCTCACACAAGCGCAATCACAATTAAAACAGAATACACTGGATAGTTATTACGATGAACGCCAATCGAAGCTGGACGAAGAATTGACCCAGGAACTTGAGCAATATCTCGCAGAATTATTGGATGAAACTAATAAACCTTAAGAGGAGAGATATAGGATGACTTGGAAAAAGAAATTAGTAGCAGGTACAGTAGCGGTAGGTTTAGTGTCTGGTGTTGGTATGACGTTTGCAAGTGCAAGTGAAGGATCGCCTTTGAGACAGTGGTACGACGGATTATTTGGCAATACACAACAGTCTGTTTTGGCAGATAACGAAGCGGCGGCAAGTGAGGCATTTGCAAACTGGGCAGCAACTACCGAACAGCTTAAAGTTGGTGCAGGCATGCAAATCAATGAAAAAATGGAAGCAGAACTTACAAGGGCAGGCACGGAAATTTTGAGTGCAAAGGATGAGCATATATCTTCACTGGACGAAGAGAAAGCGGCATTGCTTGCAAACATGAACTACCAAGTGTATCAAAACATTTTCTTAGAAGGATTCATGGCAATCCAAAACCAAGGAAATGCAGCGATGGGTACGGTCGAGGAAAGCTTCCGGGATTACACCAGTGAAACAGGACAAGCTGCTGTAAATGAAATGACGCAAGAGTTGACCTTTGCAAAAGATTCCGCGGTTACTGAATTGGAAGAGGCGATTGCACAAGCCAAAGCGGAACTGTCCGCACAGCTTGCGATGGAAGAGCAGGTAAGCAGACATAATCTGGAGCGACAGATCACATACAAGTTGAGCGACTTGCGCGATGCATTGACATCTATCATCAATGAACTGGTGAGTGAACAGCAGAGTATCATCACAGCGAAGGCTTTGGAACTGGAAGAAGAGGCCAAAGCAAGTCTTGATGAAGTAATGGAAAGCATTAATGACTGACAAGCGACAGCAAAGACTGTTCATTGTGGTGATGATGGTCTTGGCACTTCTTTTTACAGCAGAATGGAAAACGGCATATGCCAGCTCCAATATAAAATCTTTGCTCACAAGTTGGTTTGAAGGGAAGCAACAGGAATCCATTCAATCTTTGGAAAATGAAATTATGTCAGAAAAAGAAGCCCAGATGACTATTTTAAAACAAGAAATAGCTGTTTCATTAGATCAGGTCAATAAAGAGCTTGCCAATTTTACTATTATAGAGGCGGAAAAAAGCAAGGCGGAGCTCAAAAGCTATACAGAGGAACTTATCCAATCCATCGAATTTGATGAGGAAGGTAAGCAGGAGCAGTTTATAAGTGAACTCGAGAAAATTATGGAGGAAGCGTATTTGAAAATGGAACAAGCCCGTGAAGATGCGCTTCATCCATCAGAATAGTCCATTTGCCTGTGCCAGGTTGCGCAGGCTTTTTTCAATTCCAACTTTGGAAAAACGTACTCATTCTTTGCACGCATGAAAGCCTTCGCCCATTAGGAAACTAATCGGGAAAGGGTGTGAAAGAGATGACTGTAGTAACAACCTTCAAGGAAAAGCGCAGGGAAAAGCAGATGAAATATGAGCGAAAAATGCTGCGTGAAATATCATTAGAGGTTTTACGGACAAAGGTGAAGGATTTTTTCTCGCCATACTTAAAGAACAAAAAACAGGTAACTGCCATAGAAGAGGGCTGTCTTGATGTAGCGATTGAAGCTTATCTTCTGGGTGCTTCATATAGCAAGTTTGGGTATTATGGTGAAAATGCAGAGCAGGTGAAAACGCGCTGCCATGTGGAAGAGAAGTATTTGATTGATACCTTGTATGATTATTTCTTGTACTGGGGTTCCATCGGTGACAATGATATGGTTCATGAATCGTTTTATATGACGTGTGATGCCTTTGTTGATTATTGGTGGCGCGAAGGTTTTCATAAAGGAGAAAAAAGATACCGCATGAGGTTGCACTAATTATCATAAACTT
Proteins encoded in this region:
- a CDS encoding YbaK family protein, with the translated sequence MTVVTTFKEKRREKQMKYERKMLREISLEVLRTKVKDFFSPYLKNKKQVTAIEEGCLDVAIEAYLLGASYSKFGYYGENAEQVKTRCHVEEKYLIDTLYDYFLYWGSIGDNDMVHESFYMTCDAFVDYWWREGFHKGEKRYRMRLH